One Coffea eugenioides isolate CCC68of unplaced genomic scaffold, Ceug_1.0 ScVebR1_18;HRSCAF=85, whole genome shotgun sequence genomic region harbors:
- the LOC113756012 gene encoding cytosolic sulfotransferase 12-like, with the protein MAIPSLTQNSSSYIEGGDEQTLFNKEKEDDSDQILSVLPRERGWLSEHFHLYQGFWCPTIVLKGLLILQKHFRAQPSDILLATYPKSGTTWLKALLFTITNRTCISHPDQNPLLTANPHELVPTLESYAAANPVNPKPPNSLMHTHIPYNSLPESTKSPGCHIVYVYRDPKDVLVSWWHFVNKLKPEAEPRISLAEAFEKFSKGALPFGPYWNHVLGYWKASIEWPERVFFLRYEDLKKEPCFHTKRLAKFLGQPFTTDKEGESLVSKVVEFCSFKNLSNLDVNKTGSHSVVGFRVIENKTFFREGQVGDSQNYLEREMMDHLDQVTEESFKKFHLKAFSSEDDEKSEVSTAM; encoded by the coding sequence ATGGCAATCCCTTCATTGACCCAAAACTCTTCTTCCTACATTGAAGGTGGTGATGAACAAACATTgtttaacaaagaaaaagaagatgacAGTGATCAAATCCTCTCTGTGCTCCCTAGGGAAAGAGGGTGGTTAAGTGAGCACTTTCACTTGTACCAAGGTTTTTGGTGTCCCACCATAGTTCTCAAGGGACTCCTAATTCTCCAGAAACATTTTCGGGCACAACCAAGTGACATTCTCCTGGCCACATATCCAAAATCGGGAACAACCTGGTTAAAGGCACTTCTTTTTACCATAACAAATCGTACATGTATCAGTCATCCCGATCAAAATCCTTTGCTAACGGCAAACCCTCATGAACTGGTTCCCACGCTGGAATCATATGCCGCCGCGAATCCTGTAAACCCAAAGCCACCCAATTCTCTCATGCACACTCACATTCCTTACAACTCTTTACCAGAATCAACAAAATCTCCAGGCTGCCATATTGTTTATGTTTATCGAGACCCGAAGGATGTGTTAGTGTCATGGTGGCACTTTGTCAacaagctgaaacccgaagcAGAGCCACGAATTTCATTAGCAGAGGCATTTGAAAAGTTCTCTAAAGGTGCTTTACCATTTGGACCATACTGGAATCATGTGTTGGGTTATTGGAAAGCAAGTATAGAATGGCCTGAAAGAGTATTCTTTCTTAGATATGAAGACTTGAAGAAAGAGCCTTGCTTCCATACAAAGAGATTAGCAAAATTCTTGGGGCAGCCTTTCACCACAGACAAAGAAGGTGAAAGCCTGGTGAGTAAAGTGGTAGAGTTCTGTAGTTTTAAGAATCTGAGCAATTTGGATGTGAATAAAACAGGATCACACTCGGTGGTCGGGTTTCGGGTCATAGAAAACAAGACCTTTTTCAGGGAAGGTCAGGTTGGTGATTCCCAAAACTATCTTGAAAGAGAAATGATGGATCATTTGGATCAAGTTACTGAAGAAAGTTTTaagaaatttcatttgaagGCGTTTTCCTCTGAGGATGATGAGAAGTCAGAGGTGTCTACTGCCATGTGA